A single window of Deltaproteobacteria bacterium DNA harbors:
- a CDS encoding YHS domain-containing protein, with translation MAKHEDPVCKMVIDEKLAPEKYDYKGKTYYFCAKGCKDKFEKEPEKYLAQKTK, from the coding sequence ATGGCAAAACATGAAGACCCTGTTTGTAAAATGGTAATTGACGAAAAACTTGCACCGGAAAAGTACGATTACAAGGGAAAAACCTATTACTTCTGTGCAAAGGGATGCAAGGACAAATTCGAAAAAGAACCTGAGAAATATCTGGCTCAAAAAACAAAATAA
- a CDS encoding YHS domain-containing protein, which produces MTKTKMLVSILIVMFVVTAITVVTQISKACQCGADSKVISMNMGDSNNMNGTGMKGMKTGNDGKLQRGYAICPVCHMKVKITKNTPFVVYGDRKYYFHTDEEKQEFLKDPQKYINSMKSRPVNKPPLSNENKGM; this is translated from the coding sequence ATGACCAAAACAAAGATGCTTGTAAGTATACTTATTGTGATGTTTGTAGTAACGGCAATAACAGTCGTGACACAGATATCAAAGGCTTGCCAATGTGGTGCTGACTCAAAGGTTATTAGTATGAACATGGGTGATTCGAATAACATGAACGGAACAGGTATGAAGGGTATGAAAACCGGTAATGATGGAAAATTACAGCGGGGCTATGCTATATGCCCGGTATGTCACATGAAGGTTAAGATAACAAAAAATACGCCATTCGTTGTCTACGGTGACAGAAAATACTACTTTCATACGGATGAAGAAAAACAGGAATTCCTTAAGGATCCTCAAAAATACATAAACAGCATGAAGTCCAGGCCTGTCAATAAACCGCCGTTGTCTAATGAAAATAAGGGCATGTAA
- a CDS encoding TIGR02266 family protein: MAAEKRNNTRLDTKLEVKYGDITSFISDYAMNISRGGMFISTKNTLAIGTTIEIEFTIPAITVPIRVQGKVTWVNAPEKIKGTNLIPGMGVEFNKISSDDRKKLEHFIEKLSLMQSSQNV, from the coding sequence ATGGCAGCAGAAAAGAGAAATAACACCCGTTTAGATACGAAACTTGAGGTAAAATATGGTGATATAACAAGCTTTATCTCTGATTATGCCATGAATATAAGCAGAGGCGGTATGTTTATATCAACTAAAAACACACTGGCAATAGGCACAACAATAGAGATAGAATTTACAATCCCTGCTATAACAGTACCAATAAGGGTCCAAGGGAAAGTTACATGGGTTAATGCGCCTGAAAAGATAAAAGGTACCAATCTTATACCAGGTATGGGTGTAGAATTTAATAAGATATCAAGTGATGATCGGAAAAAGCTTGAGCACTTTATTGAGAAGCTGTCCTTAATGCAATCATCTCAAAACGTGTGA
- a CDS encoding TIGR02266 family protein, whose amino-acid sequence MQNINNRKGPRVLVKVVMEYKDDQIVKMLLDYPKSEAYLYDYSTNLSEGGIFIKTNKPAVIGAALSLKFTLPNTVKLIEVKGMVRWLITEEDAQTNNLIPGIGIEFIELKGHDKQFLKKFIEAIQ is encoded by the coding sequence ATGCAAAACATAAACAACAGAAAAGGTCCGAGGGTACTTGTCAAGGTCGTAATGGAGTATAAGGATGATCAGATCGTAAAGATGCTCCTTGATTACCCAAAAAGTGAGGCATACCTTTATGATTACTCAACAAACCTTAGCGAGGGTGGTATATTTATAAAAACAAACAAACCCGCAGTCATTGGAGCAGCCTTATCTTTAAAGTTTACTCTGCCCAATACTGTAAAATTAATTGAAGTTAAGGGAATGGTAAGGTGGTTAATAACAGAAGAAGATGCGCAAACGAATAATCTTATACCGGGTATTGGAATAGAGTTTATAGAACTTAAAGGCCATGACAAACAATTCTTAAAAAAGTTTATAGAAGCTATTCAATGA
- a CDS encoding pentapeptide repeat-containing protein gives MNLFDRECVIEGIKKRESFEGVNLKGLDLRNLDLSGINFKGANFRYADLTNANLSRADLSDSSLRHAVLVNTDLSGADLTNADLTHADVRGTIMVGATLKGTLIQGAKGVSEKVFFTQGMLDDLNASGKLILDNDTITILTKTQPKFQLQQAVRFIKIDEGVDTNKLVGKVKSVDELKGLKADIFSDSAVVNDSVYRIESGFIGLPIKANEGERSREAKAKKDEELLSEFFLKNVK, from the coding sequence ATGAATCTATTTGACAGGGAATGTGTAATAGAAGGTATAAAAAAGAGGGAATCTTTTGAAGGTGTAAACCTAAAAGGACTTGATCTGAGGAACCTTGATCTCTCCGGGATTAATTTCAAAGGTGCAAATTTTAGATATGCGGATCTGACAAACGCAAATCTATCAAGAGCAGATCTCTCCGATTCATCGTTGAGGCATGCGGTTCTTGTAAATACGGATCTCAGCGGAGCTGATCTGACCAATGCTGATCTAACGCACGCAGATGTCAGAGGAACCATAATGGTTGGTGCAACTCTTAAGGGAACCCTGATACAGGGGGCTAAAGGCGTATCTGAAAAGGTATTCTTTACGCAGGGTATGCTCGATGATCTTAACGCAAGCGGTAAACTCATTCTCGATAATGATACAATAACAATACTTACCAAAACCCAGCCAAAATTTCAGTTGCAGCAAGCGGTAAGATTCATAAAAATAGACGAAGGCGTTGACACAAATAAACTTGTGGGTAAGGTAAAGTCTGTTGATGAGTTGAAAGGGCTCAAAGCAGATATTTTCTCCGACTCCGCTGTTGTTAATGACTCCGTATACAGGATAGAATCAGGCTTTATCGGGCTTCCAATCAAAGCAAATGAAGGGGAAAGATCAAGAGAGGCCAAGGCTAAAAAAGATGAAGAGCTGCTATCCGAATTCTTTCTAAAAAATGTAAAATGA
- a CDS encoding metallophosphatase family protein yields MRIGIIADIHANLEAMRIVYDDLKKQSLDFIISLGDVVGYGADPNECCEIVKGIVQYNLMGNHDASINDILDTKDFNEAAKYVIAWTKKRINSVYASWLNSSPHTYSNDIMLFSHGSPINPEAFDYVITKENVESIFNHFKDQYRIFFVGHAHKRFVVSRQTNSNGQLVSDNSDVINIEKDRLYLISAGSVGQPRDHDVTTSFGILDTKKWTYNVRRLNYDIVTASDKIIKAGLPEWLAYRLTIGV; encoded by the coding sequence ATGAGGATAGGGATCATAGCGGATATTCACGCAAACCTTGAGGCAATGCGTATCGTTTATGATGATCTCAAAAAACAATCTCTTGATTTTATTATATCTCTTGGGGATGTAGTTGGTTATGGTGCCGATCCCAATGAGTGTTGTGAAATTGTAAAAGGAATTGTTCAGTACAATCTTATGGGGAATCATGATGCATCTATAAATGATATTCTTGATACAAAAGATTTTAACGAGGCTGCAAAATATGTGATAGCGTGGACAAAAAAAAGGATTAATTCTGTTTATGCATCATGGCTTAATTCATCTCCCCATACATATAGCAATGATATTATGCTGTTCTCACACGGCTCACCAATAAATCCCGAGGCATTTGATTATGTTATAACTAAAGAAAATGTAGAATCCATATTCAATCATTTTAAGGATCAGTACAGGATATTCTTTGTAGGGCATGCGCATAAAAGATTTGTGGTATCAAGACAAACAAATAGCAATGGGCAGCTTGTTTCTGATAATTCTGACGTTATCAATATAGAGAAGGACAGGCTTTATCTGATAAGTGCAGGAAGTGTTGGACAGCCCAGGGACCATGATGTAACTACATCTTTCGGAATACTTGACACAAAAAAATGGACTTATAATGTAAGAAGGCTTAACTATGATATTGTAACGGCTTCTGATAAAATAATAAAAGCAGGGCTACCAGAGTGGCTTGCATATAGATTAACTATAGGAGTTTAA
- the aroF gene encoding 3-deoxy-7-phosphoheptulonate synthase, with translation MIIVMKPNATKSDLEHIVKTIKDMKLRPHLSKGKERTIIGAIGDERRLAELPLITFPGVEKVLPILSPYKVVSREFKKDNTIIRINGVSIGSKKIVVMAGPCSIEGREMLLEIGKLVKSAGASILRGGAYKPRTSPYSFQGMGQEGLEYLKEAKKILGMPVVTEIMDTRDIDTMINYTDIFQVGARNMQNFALLKELGNTNKPVLLKRGLSATIKEFLMSAEYIASKGNDKIILCERGIRTFETETRNTLDLNAIPVLKKLTHLPVIVDPSHGTGRSDIVATMALASIAAGADGLIIEVHPQPEKALSDGEQSLKPDEFKQMIKNLSKVSKAVGRDI, from the coding sequence ATGATAATTGTAATGAAACCAAACGCAACAAAATCGGATCTTGAACATATTGTAAAAACGATAAAGGACATGAAATTGAGACCGCACCTGTCCAAGGGCAAAGAAAGGACGATTATCGGTGCAATAGGTGACGAGAGGAGGCTTGCAGAGTTACCCTTGATAACCTTTCCAGGCGTAGAAAAGGTTCTGCCAATCCTCAGCCCGTATAAGGTTGTGAGCAGAGAATTCAAGAAAGATAACACGATCATACGAATAAACGGCGTATCAATCGGTTCTAAAAAAATTGTTGTAATGGCAGGTCCATGCTCAATAGAAGGCAGAGAAATGCTTCTTGAAATAGGTAAACTTGTTAAATCAGCAGGTGCATCCATACTAAGAGGCGGGGCATATAAGCCGAGAACATCACCATACTCTTTTCAGGGAATGGGGCAGGAAGGGCTGGAGTATTTAAAAGAGGCAAAAAAAATACTTGGAATGCCGGTTGTAACGGAGATAATGGATACGAGAGATATCGATACCATGATAAATTACACGGACATCTTTCAGGTTGGTGCAAGAAATATGCAAAACTTTGCTCTTTTAAAAGAGCTGGGAAATACAAACAAACCTGTACTTTTAAAGAGAGGTCTGTCTGCTACTATCAAAGAATTTTTAATGTCAGCGGAGTATATTGCATCAAAAGGCAACGATAAGATTATTCTTTGTGAAAGAGGTATAAGAACGTTCGAAACAGAGACTCGAAATACCCTTGATCTAAATGCTATTCCGGTTCTTAAAAAATTAACGCATCTACCCGTGATCGTGGATCCAAGTCACGGAACTGGCAGGAGTGATATAGTTGCAACAATGGCTCTTGCATCAATAGCCGCAGGAGCAGACGGCTTGATCATAGAGGTGCATCCGCAGCCGGAAAAGGCTTTAAGCGATGGAGAACAATCATTAAAACCCGATGAGTTTAAACAGATGATTAAAAACCTATCAAAGGTATCAAAGGCGGTAGGAAGAGATATATAA
- the iorA gene encoding indolepyruvate ferredoxin oxidoreductase subunit alpha, translated as MNNMNHALLSGNEAVARGAFEAGCRFATGYPGTPSTEILESITNYKDIYANWAVNEKVALESASGASIAGARSIVTMKHVGLNVASDPFMTLAYTGVGAGLVIVSADDPGIFSSQNEQDNRWYALFAKVPMLEPSDSDEARVFTKKAFQISEMFDLPVLLRLTTRISHSKSIVKIEDPDQVRETVYPKKQIEKYVMVPSNARGRRLLLEERFKKLTEFSEGFELNRTEWKNKDIGIITSGISYQYVKESMPDASILKLALTNPLPFNMIDDFVKRVRKVLIVEELDPYIEMQIRYISTKIHGKEFVSSISEFTPLKVKNGIDRFLGKPVNAAKPPVMDVSQRPPILCPGCPHRGLFYQLYKLRVFVAGDIGCYTLAFDQPLNAVHTCLDMGAGISQAMGIERVMPSGSEKPVAVIGDSTFLHSGITSLLNAVYNRSNILVIILDNRTTAMTGAQPNPVAGMDIYGNPAPEVSLEKLVSAIGAEWVKTVDPYDTKLTEKTLKDALSYRGTAVVITKGPCVLLPGYKEKKQKPYIVKTEMCTGCTICLNINCPSVWWESTEKKLPGRKRARGIAYIDPLTCTGCGLCADICSFDAIVKVEE; from the coding sequence ATGAATAACATGAACCACGCCCTACTATCAGGGAATGAGGCAGTTGCAAGAGGTGCTTTTGAGGCTGGTTGCAGGTTTGCAACAGGCTATCCCGGTACACCCTCAACAGAGATCCTTGAGAGTATAACCAATTACAAGGATATTTATGCAAACTGGGCTGTAAATGAGAAAGTCGCCTTAGAATCGGCATCGGGTGCTTCAATAGCGGGTGCAAGATCGATTGTTACAATGAAGCATGTTGGTTTAAATGTTGCATCAGATCCTTTTATGACACTTGCCTATACGGGTGTAGGCGCGGGACTTGTCATAGTATCCGCAGATGATCCGGGGATATTCAGTTCACAAAATGAACAGGATAACAGGTGGTATGCCTTGTTTGCAAAAGTGCCGATGCTTGAGCCTTCCGACAGCGATGAGGCACGTGTATTTACAAAAAAGGCTTTTCAAATCAGTGAGATGTTTGACCTGCCCGTCCTTTTAAGACTTACGACGCGTATCTCACATTCTAAATCAATTGTTAAAATAGAAGATCCGGATCAGGTAAGAGAAACGGTTTATCCAAAAAAACAGATTGAAAAGTATGTTATGGTGCCTTCAAATGCAAGGGGAAGGAGGTTGTTGCTTGAAGAAAGGTTTAAGAAACTTACAGAATTCTCAGAAGGCTTTGAGCTAAACCGTACGGAATGGAAAAACAAAGACATTGGTATAATCACATCGGGCATTTCGTATCAATATGTCAAGGAATCCATGCCTGATGCAAGCATACTCAAACTTGCACTGACAAATCCGTTACCGTTTAACATGATCGATGATTTTGTAAAGAGGGTAAGAAAGGTACTTATAGTTGAAGAGCTTGATCCTTATATAGAGATGCAGATCCGTTACATATCTACTAAAATTCATGGAAAGGAATTTGTATCATCAATATCTGAATTTACGCCTTTAAAGGTAAAAAATGGGATCGATAGATTTCTTGGTAAGCCAGTTAATGCCGCAAAACCTCCTGTAATGGATGTATCACAAAGGCCGCCCATATTATGTCCCGGATGTCCGCACCGGGGACTATTTTATCAATTATATAAACTCCGCGTATTTGTTGCAGGGGATATAGGATGTTATACTCTTGCCTTTGATCAGCCATTAAATGCTGTTCATACCTGTCTTGATATGGGTGCAGGTATCAGCCAGGCGATGGGTATTGAAAGGGTAATGCCTTCTGGAAGTGAAAAGCCGGTAGCAGTTATTGGAGATTCCACATTCCTCCATTCAGGCATTACATCTCTTTTAAATGCGGTTTACAACAGGAGCAATATTCTTGTTATAATCCTTGATAACAGAACAACCGCAATGACAGGTGCTCAACCGAACCCTGTTGCAGGTATGGATATCTACGGTAATCCTGCGCCGGAGGTCTCTCTTGAAAAACTTGTTTCCGCTATTGGTGCAGAATGGGTAAAAACGGTTGATCCTTATGATACAAAACTGACAGAAAAGACTCTTAAAGATGCCCTATCTTATAGGGGTACTGCTGTTGTTATCACAAAGGGCCCATGCGTTTTATTGCCAGGGTATAAGGAGAAAAAGCAAAAGCCTTATATCGTCAAAACCGAGATGTGTACAGGATGCACAATATGTCTTAACATAAATTGTCCGTCTGTATGGTGGGAGTCAACAGAGAAAAAACTTCCGGGCAGAAAAAGGGCCCGAGGCATAGCATACATAGATCCATTAACATGTACCGGATGCGGCTTATGTGCGGATATTTGCAGTTTTGACGCCATTGTAAAGGTTGAGGAGTAA
- a CDS encoding 2-oxoacid:acceptor oxidoreductase family protein yields the protein MVISTIVTGVGGQGVVSTSDVIANMAYLNGFDVKKSDVHGMAQRGGAVISTVRFGEKVFSPIIDFDTADSLIALEELEGLRGVNYLKDNGILILSNYHMPTPDITLGYTSYPDDIKERIREIKPHILVYDIDVQGMLKRHPSYRDNMFLLGIYAKLLKYEKSLWLSAIEQRFKNPDNPANSFLYGYENKDALVKSGTVGVEK from the coding sequence ATGGTTATAAGCACAATTGTAACAGGCGTTGGCGGACAGGGTGTTGTATCTACCTCTGATGTAATAGCAAACATGGCGTACTTAAACGGTTTTGATGTAAAGAAGAGCGATGTCCATGGCATGGCACAAAGGGGCGGTGCTGTTATAAGCACGGTTAGGTTTGGAGAAAAGGTTTTCTCTCCCATTATAGATTTTGATACGGCGGACTCATTGATTGCACTTGAGGAGCTTGAAGGGTTAAGGGGCGTTAACTATCTCAAGGATAATGGAATATTAATACTCAGCAACTATCATATGCCGACACCAGACATCACACTTGGATACACATCATATCCTGATGATATAAAAGAAAGGATCAGGGAGATTAAACCGCACATACTGGTTTATGATATTGATGTACAGGGTATGTTAAAAAGGCATCCTTCTTATCGCGACAATATGTTTTTACTTGGCATATATGCCAAACTTTTAAAATATGAAAAATCATTATGGCTGTCCGCTATAGAACAAAGGTTTAAAAATCCCGATAATCCGGCGAACAGCTTTCTATACGGTTATGAGAATAAAGATGCACTTGTAAAGTCCGGCACTGTTGGTGTAGAGAAGTAA
- a CDS encoding phenylacetate--CoA ligase, with the protein MILRDVEHYTRDSLDEIKLNKLKRVVEWVYDRVPFYKQRFDKIGLKPHHIKSLDDIKHIPFTTKNDLRDNYPFGLFAVNMYDVVRIHASSGTTGKPTVIAYTQNDIETWAEVMSRALTSAGVHKGDILQNAYGYGLFTGGLGIHYGAEKLGAAVIPMSGGNTQKQVMLMQDFGSTVLTCTPSYALNVAEVANDMGVRMDSLKLKIGVFGAEPWTEDMRAEIEKKLRIDAIDIYGLSEIMGPGVAVECLEAKSGLHIYEDHFLPEIIDPDTLQPLPYGEQGELVITTLTKEAIPLIRYRTRDLSGLNPEPCACGRTITRMSRIAGRSDDMLIIRGVNVFPSQIESVILKFDSIAPYYQIIADKEGALDTLEIRVEVSDKIMFDEIKVLENLKRKMEHDIKDYLGISANVKLVEPKTIERTAGKAVRVIDKRKK; encoded by the coding sequence ATGATTTTAAGGGATGTTGAACATTATACCAGAGATAGCCTTGATGAGATCAAATTAAACAAACTTAAACGGGTAGTGGAATGGGTTTATGACAGGGTACCTTTTTATAAACAGCGATTCGACAAGATAGGTCTTAAACCGCACCACATAAAAAGTCTTGATGATATAAAACACATACCATTTACAACAAAGAACGATCTCAGAGATAATTATCCGTTCGGGTTATTTGCAGTTAATATGTATGATGTTGTCAGGATACATGCATCATCAGGTACAACAGGCAAACCGACCGTTATAGCATACACACAAAATGATATAGAAACATGGGCAGAGGTTATGTCAAGGGCTCTTACATCTGCAGGGGTTCATAAAGGGGATATTCTTCAAAACGCTTACGGCTACGGGTTATTCACAGGAGGACTTGGCATACACTATGGTGCAGAAAAGCTTGGCGCTGCTGTTATCCCGATGTCGGGGGGTAATACACAAAAACAGGTCATGCTCATGCAGGACTTTGGATCAACAGTTCTCACCTGCACGCCGTCTTATGCACTTAATGTAGCAGAAGTCGCGAATGATATGGGTGTGAGAATGGATTCACTCAAGTTAAAAATAGGCGTGTTCGGTGCAGAGCCGTGGACAGAGGACATGCGGGCAGAGATAGAAAAAAAACTGCGCATTGATGCAATTGATATATATGGTTTGAGCGAGATCATGGGGCCTGGTGTCGCTGTTGAATGCCTTGAAGCAAAATCGGGACTGCACATATATGAAGACCATTTTTTACCTGAGATAATAGACCCTGATACACTCCAGCCTTTACCTTACGGTGAACAAGGAGAGCTTGTTATTACAACATTAACAAAAGAAGCTATTCCTTTGATCAGATACAGGACAAGGGACCTTTCAGGACTTAATCCGGAGCCATGCGCATGCGGAAGAACCATAACCCGTATGTCAAGGATCGCGGGTAGATCGGATGATATGCTTATCATAAGGGGTGTTAATGTGTTTCCATCCCAGATAGAGAGTGTTATATTGAAGTTTGACAGCATAGCTCCATATTATCAGATCATTGCAGATAAGGAAGGCGCACTTGATACCCTTGAAATACGGGTTGAGGTGAGTGATAAAATTATGTTTGATGAGATAAAGGTACTTGAGAATCTCAAAAGAAAGATGGAGCATGATATAAAAGACTATCTTGGTATAAGTGCAAACGTAAAGCTTGTAGAACCAAAAACTATTGAAAGGACAGCAGGTAAGGCGGTGAGGGTAATAGATAAAAGAAAGAAGTAA
- a CDS encoding CoA transferase: MKILKNIRVLDLTRLLPGPLVTLFLADLGAEVIKIEDTDQGDYLRQMSEIDSTRGSLFEALNRDKKGIRLNLKVKQGVEVFKRLSKYADIVVEGFRPGVMDRLGVGYDAISQINPSIIYCSITGYGKDGPYAKKAGHDLNYMGISGVLGVTGTIDKPVIPGVQIGDIGGGSFTAFGSIMLALYNREKTGSGMNLDVSMIDGLLAFMSAYLPYVKDGIKRGGMELIGSVPCYNVYKTKDDKFITIGAIEPKFWAKFVEMISRPDLLDKQYARGDEMKRVSEDIESVFIKKTRKEWVDFFNGQDVCIEPVNEPNELLNDPQIIYRGMFGYVQTEHGKAITIRNPFYKDKNDDFKKAPASGEHTVELLKSTGYSDKEIEQLKQKGVV; the protein is encoded by the coding sequence ATGAAAATACTAAAAAACATAAGGGTACTTGATCTGACAAGGCTTTTGCCGGGTCCTTTAGTAACGCTTTTTCTTGCCGATCTCGGCGCCGAAGTTATCAAGATCGAGGATACGGATCAGGGTGATTATTTAAGACAGATGTCTGAAATAGACAGCACGCGGGGTAGTCTTTTTGAGGCATTGAACAGGGATAAAAAGGGCATAAGGCTTAATCTAAAGGTAAAACAAGGGGTTGAGGTATTCAAAAGGCTATCAAAATATGCAGACATTGTTGTTGAGGGATTCAGACCAGGTGTAATGGATAGACTCGGCGTTGGATATGATGCAATTTCACAGATCAATCCATCCATAATCTACTGCTCCATTACAGGTTATGGCAAGGATGGCCCTTATGCAAAAAAGGCGGGACACGACCTTAATTATATGGGGATCTCGGGTGTACTTGGAGTAACAGGCACTATTGATAAACCTGTAATACCAGGCGTTCAAATCGGAGATATAGGTGGAGGTAGTTTTACTGCATTTGGCTCAATTATGCTTGCACTTTATAATAGAGAAAAGACGGGCAGCGGTATGAATCTTGATGTATCAATGATTGATGGACTATTGGCGTTTATGAGTGCCTATCTGCCTTATGTTAAAGATGGTATAAAACGGGGCGGTATGGAGCTTATAGGCAGCGTCCCATGCTATAATGTCTATAAAACAAAAGATGATAAATTTATTACAATCGGTGCGATCGAACCAAAGTTCTGGGCAAAATTTGTTGAGATGATCAGCAGGCCCGACCTGCTTGATAAGCAGTATGCGAGAGGCGATGAGATGAAAAGGGTGAGTGAAGATATTGAGTCCGTATTTATAAAAAAAACAAGAAAAGAATGGGTAGATTTTTTCAATGGTCAGGATGTCTGTATAGAGCCTGTTAATGAACCAAATGAACTGCTAAATGACCCGCAGATAATTTATAGAGGTATGTTTGGTTATGTGCAAACAGAGCATGGGAAGGCTATAACAATAAGGAATCCATTTTATAAGGATAAGAATGACGATTTTAAAAAAGCACCGGCATCCGGTGAACATACTGTTGAGTTATTAAAGTCTACCGGTTACTCGGATAAGGAGATAGAGCAGCTTAAGCAAAAAGGCGTTGTTTAA
- a CDS encoding polyprenol monophosphomannose synthase, translating to MKSLVIIPTYNEAENIRKLIQEIFNYLPQTDILIIDDNSPDGTGKIVDALSAADLRIRVIHRPKKMGMGNAYNSGFRYAIEKGYDVVFEMDADFSHKPEDLPRLLEGLKDNGLVIGSRYIDGGGTVNWGLLRRFVSKGGNLYSRFMLGLNVTDMTAGFRCYNVSALKKIDLDSVRSNGYGFQVEMSYRIKEAGFNIKEIPIIFEDRRAGQSKMSNGIVIEAFIRVLMIRLKLI from the coding sequence GTGAAATCTCTCGTTATAATTCCCACATACAACGAGGCAGAGAACATTAGGAAGCTTATTCAGGAAATATTCAATTATCTCCCGCAAACGGATATCCTCATTATCGATGATAATTCACCAGACGGCACAGGTAAGATTGTTGATGCCCTATCAGCGGCTGATTTAAGAATTCGAGTGATTCATAGACCCAAAAAAATGGGTATGGGTAATGCGTATAACAGTGGCTTTAGATACGCCATAGAGAAAGGTTATGATGTGGTATTCGAGATGGATGCTGATTTTTCACATAAACCGGAGGATCTTCCAAGATTACTTGAGGGCCTTAAAGATAACGGCCTTGTTATAGGCTCAAGGTATATAGATGGAGGCGGGACAGTCAATTGGGGCTTATTGAGACGATTTGTAAGCAAAGGCGGCAACCTATATTCAAGGTTTATGCTTGGTTTAAATGTTACCGATATGACAGCAGGGTTCAGATGTTATAATGTTTCTGCACTTAAAAAGATTGATCTGGATAGTGTAAGATCAAACGGCTATGGGTTTCAAGTAGAAATGTCATACAGGATAAAAGAGGCTGGATTCAATATAAAAGAGATACCGATTATCTTTGAGGATAGAAGGGCGGGACAATCAAAGATGTCAAATGGAATCGTGATAGAAGCGTTCATAAGGGTGCTGATGATTAGGTTAAAACTAATATAA